In a single window of the Rhodamnia argentea isolate NSW1041297 chromosome 2, ASM2092103v1, whole genome shotgun sequence genome:
- the LOC115748948 gene encoding GDSL esterase/lipase At1g59030-like, with product MLTILRQSLILVSLILMMQIFTPQAAVVVPKNATITAIFAFGDSILDTGNNNHLITLAKSNFPPYGRDFMGGEPTGRFSNGKLISDLSVEQLGIKGLLPPFLDPTLQLQDLIGGVSFASASTGYDLLTAELTVYKFPFLAL from the exons atgcTGACAATCTTGAGACAGTCTCTGATTCTCGTCTCTCTAATCCTGATGATGCAAATCTTCACACCACAAGCCGCCGTGGTGGTGCCGAAAAATGCAACAATCACGGCCATTTTCGCATTTGGTGACTCCATATTGGACACAGGCAACAACAACCACCTCATTACTCTCGCTAAGAGTAATTTTCCTCCATATGGAAGGGATTTCATGGGAGGAGAACCGACCGGAAGGTTCAGCAATGGCAAGCTTATTTCGGATCTCTCTG TTGAACAACTTGGGATCAAAGGACTGTTGCCCCCATTTCTTGACCCCACCCTGCAACTTCAAGACCTCATCGGAGGAGTCAGCTTCGCCTCGGCCAGCACAGGATATGATCTTCTGACAGCAGAACTCACGGTATACAAATTTCCCTTCCTTGCATTGTGA
- the LOC115748995 gene encoding protein FREE1 codes for MQQGDYTSAPYYHYPHLPNPGPTPNAADQPPISFASAPPFSSGYSPSDFSVYPPYNAPIADPIAPPTAPSFAPPPISNSNPQAPPPPPPQSFVPSTPQAPSSFPPFDSHAPYQPPPPQQSYYAPPPQAPAPVPPSGPYDQHQAAASYPPQTSIAPPALNPSSVPNPSTNAPYSSIYASSAPHNPPLYEPAYDNSVKYDQGGSYLDDRYGGGYGRSMSEYGSDFYRKQLDVSQYGSGSRRDDGYGDGVYAYEGGKVEPYGARGTSSKSSTWSGSAFDDYGRPISFTSGKDSSVSSPKIVRAVPKAETQQDVKSGVQKFRVKLLPESGSQSTMDVLCEIGLDGIRMLDPSTSRTLRIYPLETITRCEVTDSSIFSFWSKSSVDIEPRRIRLQSSRYTTNTLLDTVTAATVQLKEMGGRSRPADPSKTSEQPAERKKGIADWMNLMKPGNEEKDHWVPDEAVSKCTACAMDFNAFVRRHHCRNCGDIFCDKCTHGRIALTAEENAQPVRVCDRCLAEVTQRLSNAKEASGKPVGFQSHEDLARKLQEEMEKNRKGSAGSQSNGSGRRMKEVACPICTVHLQVQVPTSGSETIECGVCQHPFLVSAH; via the exons atgcAACAAGGCGACTACACCTCCGCTCCGTACTACCACTACCCTCACCTACCGAACCCGGGCCCAACCCCTAACGCCGCCGATCAACCCCCGATCTCCTTCGCCTCCGCGCCGCCCTTCTCCTCCGGCTACTCCCCCTCCGATTTCTCCGTCTACCCTCCCTACAACGCTCCAATCGCCGATCCGATCGCCCCTCCGACCGCCCCTTCCTTCGCCCCGCCTCCGATCTCCAATTCCAATCCGCaagcgccgccgccgccgccgccgcagtcCTTCGTTCCTTCTACTCCGCAAGCTCCGTCCTCCTTCCCTCCGTTCGATTCTCACGCTCCGTACCAGCCGCCTCCGCCGCAGCAGTCTTATTACGCGCCTCCTCCGCAAGCCCCTGCGCCCGTGCCTCCGTCCGGGCCCTACGATCAACATCAGGCTGCTGCGAGCTACCCTCCACAGACCTCGATCGCGCCCCCTGCTCTGAACCCTAGTTCAGTCCCCAATCCGAGCACGAACGCGCCTTACTCGTCCATCTATGCCTCGTCAGCTCCGCACAACCCGCCGCTGTATGAGCCAGCATATGATAATTCCGTGAAGTACGATCAGGGGGGCTCGTACCTTGATGATAGGTACGGCGGAGGGTATGGTCGTAGTATGTCGGAATACGGGTCGGATTTCTACAGGAAGCAATTGGATGTTTCGCAGTATGGTTCGGGTTCGAGGCGGGACGATGGGTATGGAGATGGCGTGTATGCTTATGAAGGAGGGAAAGTCGAGCCATATGGTGCCCGAGGCACTTCTTCGAAATCGTCGACCTGGTCTGGGTCTGCGTTCGATGATTATGGAAGACCAATCAGTTTTACTTCTGGGAAGGATTCTTCAGTCAGCTCACCGAAGATTGTAAGAGCAGTGCCCAAGGCGGAGACGCAGCAGGATGTGAAGAGTGGGGTCCAGAAGTTTAGGGTGAAGCTCTTGCCTGAAAGTGGTTCTCAGAGTACAATGGATGTTCTCTGTGAG ATAGGCTTGGATGGAATTCGTATGCTTGATCCTTCGACAAGTCGGACTTTGAGGATATACCCTTTAGAGACCATCACAAGATGTGAA GTGACAGATTCATctatattttcattttggtcgAAGAGTTCTGTGGATATTGAACCAAGGCGTATTAGATTGCAATCAAGTCGTTACACAACCAACACACTCCTTGATACGGTGACAGCTGCAACTGTTCAG TTAAAGGAAATGGGTGGAAGGAGCAGGCCTGCGGATCCTTCAAAGACAAGTGAACAGCCTGCAGAGAGGAAGAAAGGTATTGCTGACTGGATGAATTTGATGAAGCCTGGCAATGAAGAGAAAGATCACTGG GTTCCCGATGAAGCCGTTTCAAAGTGTACTGCTTGTGCAATGGATTTTAATGCTTTTGTTCGCAGG CACCACTGCAGGAATTGTGGAGATATTTTCTGCGATAAATGTACCCATGGTAGGATTGCCCTAACTGCTGAAGAGAATGCTCAACCAGTTCGTGTTTGTGACCGTTGTTTG GCTGAAGTTACTCAGAGACTGAGCAATGCGAAGGAAGCATCTGGTAAACCGGTGGGATTTCAGAGTCATGAGGACCTTGCCAGAAAGCTTCAG gaggagatggagaagaatCGTAAAGGATCAGCAG GCTCCCAGTCAAATGGTTCTGGAAGGAGGATGAAGGAAGTTGCCTGTCCCATATGCACTGttcatttgcag GTCCAGGTTCCGACCTCTGGTTCCGAGACTATTGAATGTGGAGTGTGCCAGCATCCCTTCCTTGTGAGTGCTCACTAG
- the LOC115748998 gene encoding prostaglandin E synthase 2-like: MTRSIRGATTLTRAVVAGAAATGASQHRLLQAALRNPQASTSSPWLSEVLSGRRWPLIPSASHGVAGARLLSAAATSAAREEGSRGAKFLADDVVLYQYEACPFCNKVKAFLDYYKISHKVVEVNPMSKKEIKWSDYKKVPILMVDGNQMNDSSAIIDQLFGKIHPDDVPEDEEERKWRGWVDNHLVHVLSPNIYRTPSEALESFDYITTHGNFSFMERLVAKYSGAAAMYLVSKKLKKKHNITDERAVLYEAAETWVDALKGRPYCGGVKPNLADLAVFGVLRPIRHLQSGKDMVDHTRIGEWYDRMQRAVGDSARVMT, from the exons ATGACGAGGTCGATCAGAGGTGCTACCACTTTGACCCGAGCCGTCGTAGCCGGCGCGGCCGCCACTGGCGCCTCCCAGCACCGCCTTCTTCAAGCCGCGCTACGCAATCCCCAGGCGAGCACGAGCTCTCCGTGGCTCTCCGAGGTATTGAGCGGCCGACGctggccgttgattccctccgCGTCCCATGGCGTTGCGGGGGCCAGGCTCCTGTCCGCCGCGGCGACGTCTGCCGCTCGGGAAGAGGGCTCGCGAGGGGCGAAGTTTCTCGCCGACGACGTCGTTCTCTACCAGTACGAGGCTTGCCCTTTCTGCAACAAAGTTAAAG CGTTCTTGGATTACTATAAAATCTCACACAAAGTTGTGGAGGTCAACCCCATGAGCAAGAAAGAGATCAAATGGTCTGATTACAAGAAGGTGCCTATATTGATGGTTGATGGAAATCAGATGAATGACTCTTCAG CTATCATTGATCAGTTGTTCGGAAAAATTCATCCTGATGATGTGCCGGAAGATGAGGAGGAGAGGAAGTGGCGTGG GTGGGTAGATAATCATTTGGTTCATGTTTTATCACCAAATATATACAGAACTCCTTCAGAGGCCCTCGAGTCATTTGACTATATTACTACCCATG GCAACTTCAGCTTCATGGAGAGATTAGTTGCTAAGTACAGCGGAGCTGCAGCTATGTATTTAGTGTCgaagaagttgaagaagaaacaCAACATTACAGATGAACGTGCAGTCTTGTATGAAGCTGCTGAAACATGGGTGGACGCTTTAAAGGGAAGGCCATATTGTG GTGGCGTAAAGCCTAATTTAGCTGATCTTGCTGTTTTTGGCGTCCTGAGGCCAATCCGCCACCTCCAATCTGGTAAAGATATGGTGGATCATACTCGGATTGGTGAATGGTATGACAGAATGCAACGCGCCGTGGGGGATTCTGCTAGAGTAATGACTTAG
- the LOC115749000 gene encoding uncharacterized protein LOC115749000 — translation MSRCFPYTLREGCVKRGTLRETLMGSLKLQKEKENAVETKRSKPNKREKEKRETHLKPLAINDSKVKRPSHGKPPAGLRKRKVFDSDSPPVSKDSYEQAEKSSITEEHEQPVGYLSDGSKSSKNESRQDASASSIERCGNILRIRLKRTATADSPLGGQPECSTSGTAYFTPKNRRETSQVPCQINATSIDARELVVEKPETSAQLDIAFPTVSSSTRNESLELESAYEALIEHWVPLPLDHGLDESDDQDWLFDTKRAEGKGPKKLKSGDDAVIPCTWPPQAHFLPEAEIYALPYTVPL, via the exons ATGTCTCGTTGCTTTCCTTATACGCTTCGCGAGGGATGCGTGAAGAGGGGGACGCTTAGGGAGACTTTGATGGGGTCCCTTAAG CTccagaaggaaaaggagaatgCGGTCGAGACAAAAAGAAGTAAGCCAAACaagagggaaaaggagaagagagaaacCCATTTGAAACCCTTGGCCATTAATGATAGCAAGGTAAAGAGGCCATCTCATGGGAAACCACCGGCAGGactgaggaaaagaaaagtttttGATTCAGACTCCCCTCCAGTAAGTAAAGACTCCTATGAGCAGGCGGAGAAGAGTTCAATTACAGAAGAACATGAGCAACCAGTTGGTTACCTATCTGATGGGAGCAAGAGCAGCAAAAATGAGAGTAGACAAGATGCCTCAGCCTCTAGCATCGAACGATGTG GCAACATTCTCAGAATCCGGCTGAAACGGACAGCAACAGCCGATAGTCCACTTGGTGGACAACCGGAGTGCAGTACATCTGGAACAGCATATTTTACCCCTAAGAATCGGCGTGAGACGAGTCAAGTGCCTTGCCAAATAAATGCCACTTCTATTGATGCAAGGGAGCTCGTAGTGGAGAAGCCAGAAACCTCTGCTCAATTGGATATAGCATTTCCAACTGTCTCTTCGTCGACCAGAAATGAATCGTTAGAGCTTGAATCTGCATATGAAGCTCTGATAGAGCATTGGGTGCCCCTTCCTCTGGATCACGGACTTGATGAATCTGATGACCAAGACTGGCTTTTTGACACGAAACGGGCAGAGGGTAAAGGTCCGAAGAAACTAAAATCAGGGGATGATGCTGTAATTCCTTGTACTTGGCCGCCACAAGCACATTTTTTGCCTGAGGCCGAGATTTATGCCCTCCCTTATACTGTTcccctttga